The genomic interval CCATCGAGGAGGGCGCGGAGTTCATCATCCTGAGCGACCGCGACTCCAACAAGGACCTCGTCCCGATCCCGTCGCTGCTCATGCTCTCCGCGGTGCACCACCACCTCATCCGCCAGGAGAACCGGATGAAGGTCGGGCTCGTGGTCGAGGCGGGCGACGTGCGCGAAGTGCACCATGTCGCGACCCTCATCGGCTACGGCGCCTCCGCGGTGAACCCCTACCTCGCCATGGAGACCGTCGAGTACCTGGTGCGCACCGGCTTCATCACCGGCGTCACGCCCGAGAAGGCCGTCAAGAACCTGATCTACGCGCTCGGCAAGGGCGTGCTGAAGATCATGTCGAAGATGGGGATCTCGACGGTGTCGTCGTATGCCGGCTCTCAGGTTTTCGAGGCGGTCGGGCTGTCCGAGGAGTTCGTGGCGAAGTACTTCACGGGTACCGAGACCAAGCTGGGCGGCATCGGCATCCGTCAGATCGCCGCCGAGAACCAGGCACGGCACGACTACGCGTATCCCGAGGACGAAGCCGCTCGCGCCCACGAGCGACTGTGGACCGGCGGCGAGTACCAGTGGCGCCGCGACGGCTCGCCGCACCTGTTCAACCCCGACACCGTCTTCCGGCTGCAGCACGCGACGCGGTCGCGCCGTTACGACATCTTCCGGGAGTACACCAAGCTCGTCGACGACCAGGCCGCCGAGCTGAAGACCCTCCGCGGCATGTTCCGCCTCAAGACGGGGGAGCGCCCGCCGGTGCCGATCGACGAGGTCGAACCGGTGTCGTCGATCGTGAAGCGGTTCTCGACGGGTGCGATGAGCTACGGCTCGATCTCGAAAGAGGCGCACGAGACGCTCGCGATCGCGATGAACGCGATCGGGGCGAAGTCCAACACCGGTGAGGGCGGCGAGGACGTCGACCGCCTCCTCGACCCGGAGCGGCGCAGCGCCATCAAGCAGGTCGCCTCCGGCCGGTTCGGTGTCACGAGCATGTACCTGACGCACGCGGACGACATCCAGATCAAGCTCGCCCAGGGCGCCAAGCCCGGCGAGGGCGGGCAGCTGCCGCCCGGCAAGGTGTATCCCTGGATCGCCCGCACCCGCGGCGGCACCCCGGGCGTGGGTCTCATCTCGCCGCCGCCGCACCACGACATCTACTCGATCGAAGACCTGAAGCAGCTGATCTTCGACCTCAAGCGCGCGAACCCGAAGGCCCGCGTGCACGTGAAGCTCGTGAGCCAGTCGGGCATCGGTGCGGTCGCGGCGGGCACGGCCAAGGCCCTTGCCGACGTCATCCTGGTCTCCGGCCACGACGGCGGCACCGGCGCGAGCCCGCTGAACTCGCTCAAGCACGCCGGCACCCCCTGGGAGCTGGGCCTGGCCGAGACGCAGCAGACTCTCATGCTCAACGACATGCGCGATCGTGTCGTGGTGCAGGCCGACGGCCAGCTCAAGACCGGCCGCGACGTCGTCATCGCGGCGCTGCTGGGTGCGGAGGAGTTCGGCTTCGCCACGACCGCGCTCGTCGTCGAGGGCTGCGTCATGATGCGCGTCTGCCACCTCGACACGTGCCCCGTGGGCGTCGCGACGCAGAACCCGGTGCTGCGCGCCCGGTTCACCGGCAAGCCGGAGTTCGTCATCAACTTCATGGAGTTCCTCGCCCAGGAGGTGCGCGAGTACCTCGCCGAACTCGGGTTCCGCTCCGTCGAGGAGGCGATCGGCCACAGCGAGCTGCTCGACATGAACGGCGCGATCGAGCACTGGAAGGCGAGCGGTCTCGACCTCTCGCCGATCCTCACCGGTCCCGCCTTCGGTCCCGACGTGCCGCGTCGTCACGTGCGCGATCAGGACCACGAACTCGACGAGCACTTCGACGTGCAGCTCATCGAGCGCGCACAGGACGTGATCGCCCACGGCGGCCACTTCGAGATCTCGTTGCCGATCCGCAACACCGAGCGTGCCGTCGGCACGATGCTCGGCCACCACGTGACCCTGGCTCACGGCGAGCACGGGCTGCCCTCGGGCACCATCGAGGTGAACCTCACCGGCTCAGCGGGACAGTCCTTCGGCGCCTTCCTGCCGGCGGGCATCACCCTGCGGCTGGAGGGCGACTCCAACGACTACGTCGGCAAGGGTCTCTCCGGCGGTGAGATCGTCGTGCGGCCGCCGCGGGACGCGACGTTCGACGCGTCGCAGAACGTCATCGCCGGCAACGTCATCGGCTACGGCGCGACGCAGGGCAGCATGTTCCTGCGCGGCGTCGTGGGGGAGCGGTTCCTGGTGCGCAACTCCGGCGCCACCGCGGTCGTCGAAGGCGTCGGCGACCACGCCCTGGAGTACATGACCGGCGGTCTCGCCGTGATTCTCGGCACCACCGGCCGCAACCTCGGCGCTGGCATGTCCGGCGGCGCCGCCTACGTCTACAAGCTGGACCGCGACCTCGTCAACCGCGAGGCGCTGGCCAGCGGCGAGCTCGAACTGCTCGAGATGGGCTCGGGAGACGTCGAGATCCTCCGTGACCTGCTCGAGCGCCACGTGGCCGAGACCGATTCGGCGCTGGCCGCCGCACTGTTGGACGATCTCGAGGCCGAGGCCGCGAACTTCGTCCGCGTCCTGCCGCGCGACTACGCCGCGGTGCTGCAGACCCGACAAGACGCCGCCGCCGAGGGGCTCGACCCCGACAGCGACATCGTCTGGACCCGCATCCTGGAGGTGACCGGTGGCTGACCCCAAGGGCTTCTTGAAGACCACCGAGCGCGAGCTCCCGGCGCGCCGGCCGGTTCCCGTGCGCATCATGGACTGGAAAGAGGTGTACGAGCCGGGCGACTCGGCCGTGCTCCGACGCCAGGCCGGCCGCTGCATGGACTGCGGCATCCCGTTCTGTCACAAGGGCTGCCCGCTGGGCAACCTCATCCCGGAGTGGAACGACCTCATGTGGCGCGGCGAGGGCCGCGCGGCGATCGAGCGTCTGCACGCGACGAACAACTTCCCGGAGTTCACCGGGCGGCTGTGCCCGGCGCCGTGCGAGAGCGCGTGCGTGTTGGGCATCAACCAGCCCGCCGTCACGATCAAGCAGATCGAGGTCTCGACGATCGACGACGCGTTCGCGAACGGCTGGGTCGAGCCCGAGCCGCCGGCGCGCCTGACCGGCAAGACCGTCGCCGTCGTCGGCTCCGGCCCGGCC from Microbacterium aurum carries:
- the gltB gene encoding glutamate synthase large subunit, whose protein sequence is MASIDRALAGFPAKQGMYNPAFEKDACGLAMVATLRGEPGHDIVELALTALRNLEHRGAIGSDAGTGDGAGILTQMPDAFLRAVVDFDLPPVGEYAAGMAFLPLDDEARAEIKAGVERIAAAEGLTVLGWREVPTEDQHLGKLAFEARPHFEQLFVSRPAVGDAPALSGIELDRRVYRLRKRARREHDAYFVSLSSRTLGYKGMVTTLQLEPFYPDLQDERFQSELAVVHSRYSTNTFPSWPLAQPLRMLAHNGEINTVGANRNWMRARQSQLESQLVGDIRPLLPICTEGASDSASFDEVLELLTLTGRSLPHAIMMMVPEAYEKQADIAPDLRAFYEYHSMQMEPWDGPAALIFTDGTLVGATLDRNGLRPGRWTETTDGLVVIGSETGVLDFAPERIKRRGRLRPGRMFVVDTAQRRIIEDDEVKRELAALQPWQEWLDAGRVRLKDLPEREHIVHPIASITRRQRTFGYTEEEVRILLTPMGQTGAEPLGAMGSDAPIAVLSERPRLLFDYFVQQFAQVTNPPLDSIREEVVTSLALGLGPERNLLAWGPDHTRTITLDFPVIDNDELAKLQNIDKALPGRRSVTIRGLYPFDRGEDAMEQRIDQICAEVDRAIEEGAEFIILSDRDSNKDLVPIPSLLMLSAVHHHLIRQENRMKVGLVVEAGDVREVHHVATLIGYGASAVNPYLAMETVEYLVRTGFITGVTPEKAVKNLIYALGKGVLKIMSKMGISTVSSYAGSQVFEAVGLSEEFVAKYFTGTETKLGGIGIRQIAAENQARHDYAYPEDEAARAHERLWTGGEYQWRRDGSPHLFNPDTVFRLQHATRSRRYDIFREYTKLVDDQAAELKTLRGMFRLKTGERPPVPIDEVEPVSSIVKRFSTGAMSYGSISKEAHETLAIAMNAIGAKSNTGEGGEDVDRLLDPERRSAIKQVASGRFGVTSMYLTHADDIQIKLAQGAKPGEGGQLPPGKVYPWIARTRGGTPGVGLISPPPHHDIYSIEDLKQLIFDLKRANPKARVHVKLVSQSGIGAVAAGTAKALADVILVSGHDGGTGASPLNSLKHAGTPWELGLAETQQTLMLNDMRDRVVVQADGQLKTGRDVVIAALLGAEEFGFATTALVVEGCVMMRVCHLDTCPVGVATQNPVLRARFTGKPEFVINFMEFLAQEVREYLAELGFRSVEEAIGHSELLDMNGAIEHWKASGLDLSPILTGPAFGPDVPRRHVRDQDHELDEHFDVQLIERAQDVIAHGGHFEISLPIRNTERAVGTMLGHHVTLAHGEHGLPSGTIEVNLTGSAGQSFGAFLPAGITLRLEGDSNDYVGKGLSGGEIVVRPPRDATFDASQNVIAGNVIGYGATQGSMFLRGVVGERFLVRNSGATAVVEGVGDHALEYMTGGLAVILGTTGRNLGAGMSGGAAYVYKLDRDLVNREALASGELELLEMGSGDVEILRDLLERHVAETDSALAAALLDDLEAEAANFVRVLPRDYAAVLQTRQDAAAEGLDPDSDIVWTRILEVTGG